Proteins co-encoded in one Dyella japonica A8 genomic window:
- the putA gene encoding bifunctional proline dehydrogenase/L-glutamate gamma-semialdehyde dehydrogenase PutA, whose protein sequence is MTQPILSPELPTGVEPARARITANWLRDETEAVNDLLTQATLPPVEREKVIDLAADLVTRVRARAKDQSAVESFMRQYDLSSEEGVLLMCVAEALLRIPDKGTADKLIRDKLGDANWKKHLGQSESVFVNMSTWGLMLTGKLVTLSEETRHDFTGALRRLVGRAGEPAIRLAVRQAMRIMGHQFVMGQTIGEALDRCAQKEYAVYRYSYDMLGESALTSETAERYQQDYRNAIASIGSRGPFANHTDAPSISVKLSALHPRYEVAKREIARRDLTAKLLELSQLAMKQGIALSVDAEEADRLELSLDIIGDVFAHPSLEGWNGLGIVVQAYAKRTPFVIDWLIETARATGRRWYVRLVKGAYWDAEVKRAQENGLSGYPVYTRKPNTDVSYLACARKLFDAGVELIYPQFATHNAHTIAAVYHLSQGRPYENQRLHGMGTDLYAEVIGKQNLNVPCRVYAPVGTHEDLLPYLVRRLLENGANTSFVNRVVDETLPVRELVADPCETVRSFASIPHPRIPLPVNLYGELRKNSMGVNFSNDNELKALAEAIQSKNGPWTAEPLVPGAKSTGATVQVTNPADRRQAVGSYVAADSATVDKALANAVAAHHNWDRLPAASRAAILEHAAELLEARRGEFIALCVREAGKSLPDAIAEIREAADFLRYYATMARRLFGHPEQLPGPTGESNQLFLNGRGVFVCISPWNFPLAIFLGQVSAALAAGNAVIAKPAEQTSLIGYAAVKLLHEAGVPAEVLQYLPGDGATVGAALTRDPRVAGVAFTGSTETAWAINRALAARNAPIAALVAETGGQNAMIADSSALPEQIVKDVVASAFQSAGQRCSAARVLFVQEDIADKVSAMLAGAMEELKVGDPGQLSTDVGPVIDEDAKKILVDHAARMDKEAKKIGEVKLDAATTGNGTFFAPRAYEIPGLSTLTREIFGPVLHVIRWKGDELGKVVDAINATGYGLTLGIHSRIDDTVEFIQSRARVGNCYVNRNQIGAVVGVQPFGGEGLSGTGPKAGGPHYLLRFAGERTLTINTTAAGGNASLLTIGE, encoded by the coding sequence GTGACACAGCCCATTCTCAGCCCCGAACTGCCCACCGGCGTCGAGCCGGCGCGCGCGCGCATTACCGCCAACTGGCTGCGCGACGAAACCGAAGCGGTCAACGACCTGCTCACCCAGGCCACCCTGCCCCCGGTCGAACGCGAGAAAGTGATCGACCTGGCCGCCGACCTGGTGACCCGCGTCCGTGCCCGCGCCAAGGACCAGAGCGCGGTCGAATCCTTCATGCGCCAGTACGACCTGTCTTCGGAAGAAGGCGTGCTGCTGATGTGCGTGGCCGAAGCCCTGCTGCGCATCCCCGACAAGGGCACGGCGGACAAGCTGATTCGCGACAAGCTGGGCGATGCGAACTGGAAGAAGCATCTGGGCCAGAGCGAATCCGTGTTCGTCAACATGTCGACGTGGGGCCTGATGCTCACCGGCAAGCTGGTGACGCTGTCGGAAGAAACCCGCCACGATTTCACCGGCGCGCTGCGCCGCCTGGTCGGTCGCGCCGGTGAGCCGGCCATCCGTCTGGCCGTCCGTCAGGCCATGCGCATCATGGGCCACCAGTTCGTGATGGGGCAGACCATCGGCGAAGCGCTGGACCGCTGCGCACAGAAGGAATACGCGGTGTATCGCTATTCCTACGACATGCTGGGCGAATCCGCGCTCACCAGCGAAACCGCCGAGCGTTACCAGCAGGATTACCGCAACGCGATCGCCTCGATCGGTTCGCGCGGTCCGTTCGCCAACCACACGGATGCGCCGTCGATCTCTGTGAAGCTGTCCGCGCTGCATCCGCGCTACGAAGTGGCCAAGCGTGAGATCGCCCGCCGCGACCTTACCGCCAAGCTGCTCGAGCTGTCGCAGCTGGCCATGAAGCAGGGCATTGCGCTGTCCGTCGACGCGGAAGAAGCCGATCGCCTCGAACTCTCGCTCGACATCATCGGCGACGTGTTCGCGCATCCCTCGCTGGAAGGCTGGAACGGTCTCGGCATCGTGGTGCAGGCGTATGCCAAGCGCACGCCGTTCGTCATCGACTGGCTGATCGAAACCGCGCGCGCCACCGGCCGCCGCTGGTACGTGCGCCTGGTGAAGGGCGCGTACTGGGACGCGGAAGTGAAGCGCGCCCAGGAAAACGGCCTCAGCGGCTACCCGGTGTATACGCGCAAGCCGAACACCGACGTGTCGTACCTCGCGTGCGCACGCAAGCTGTTCGACGCCGGCGTGGAACTGATCTACCCGCAGTTCGCCACGCATAACGCGCACACCATTGCTGCGGTATATCACCTCTCGCAGGGTCGTCCGTACGAAAACCAGCGCCTGCACGGCATGGGCACGGACCTCTACGCCGAAGTGATCGGCAAGCAGAACCTCAACGTGCCGTGCCGCGTGTACGCGCCGGTGGGCACGCATGAAGATCTGCTGCCTTACCTGGTGCGCCGCCTGCTGGAAAACGGCGCCAACACCAGCTTCGTCAACCGCGTGGTCGACGAAACGCTGCCGGTGCGCGAACTGGTCGCCGATCCGTGCGAGACCGTGCGCTCCTTTGCCTCCATCCCTCACCCGCGCATCCCCCTGCCGGTGAATCTCTACGGTGAACTGCGGAAGAATTCCATGGGCGTCAACTTCTCCAACGACAACGAACTGAAGGCCCTCGCCGAGGCGATCCAGAGCAAGAACGGTCCGTGGACCGCCGAGCCGCTGGTGCCGGGCGCCAAGAGCACCGGCGCCACCGTGCAGGTGACCAACCCGGCTGACCGCCGCCAGGCCGTGGGCAGCTACGTCGCCGCCGACAGCGCCACCGTCGACAAGGCGCTGGCCAACGCCGTCGCCGCGCATCACAACTGGGATCGCCTGCCGGCCGCCAGCCGCGCCGCGATTCTTGAGCACGCCGCCGAGCTGCTCGAAGCGCGCCGCGGCGAGTTCATCGCCCTGTGCGTGCGCGAAGCCGGCAAGAGCCTGCCGGACGCCATCGCTGAGATCCGCGAAGCCGCCGACTTCCTGCGCTACTACGCCACCATGGCGCGCCGCCTGTTTGGCCATCCGGAACAGCTCCCCGGTCCGACCGGCGAGAGCAACCAGCTGTTCCTCAACGGCCGCGGCGTGTTCGTCTGCATCAGCCCGTGGAACTTCCCGCTGGCGATCTTCCTGGGCCAGGTCAGCGCCGCGCTGGCTGCCGGCAACGCCGTCATCGCCAAGCCGGCCGAACAGACCAGCCTGATCGGCTACGCCGCCGTGAAGCTGCTGCACGAAGCCGGCGTGCCGGCCGAGGTGCTGCAGTACCTGCCGGGCGACGGCGCCACCGTGGGCGCTGCCCTGACGCGCGATCCGCGCGTGGCCGGCGTGGCCTTCACCGGCTCCACCGAAACCGCCTGGGCGATCAACCGCGCGCTTGCCGCACGCAACGCCCCGATCGCCGCTCTGGTGGCCGAGACCGGCGGCCAGAACGCGATGATCGCCGACTCCTCCGCGCTGCCGGAGCAGATCGTGAAGGACGTCGTCGCCTCCGCCTTCCAGTCCGCCGGCCAGCGCTGCTCCGCCGCGCGCGTGCTGTTCGTGCAGGAAGACATCGCCGACAAGGTCAGCGCGATGCTCGCCGGCGCCATGGAAGAGCTGAAGGTCGGCGATCCGGGCCAGCTCTCCACCGACGTGGGCCCGGTGATCGACGAAGACGCCAAGAAGATCCTCGTCGACCATGCCGCGCGCATGGACAAGGAAGCAAAGAAGATCGGCGAAGTGAAGCTCGACGCGGCCACCACCGGCAACGGCACCTTCTTCGCGCCGCGCGCCTACGAAATCCCGGGCCTGTCCACGCTGACCCGCGAAATCTTCGGCCCGGTGCTGCACGTGATCCGCTGGAAGGGCGACGAGCTGGGCAAGGTGGTCGACGCCATCAACGCCACCGGCTACGGCCTGACGCTGGGCATCCACAGCCGCATCGACGACACGGTGGAGTTCATCCAGAGCCGCGCCCGCGTGGGCAACTGCTACGTCAACCGCAACCAGATCGGCGCGGTGGTCGGCGTGCAGCCGTTCGGCGGCGAAGGCCTGTCCGGCACCGGCCCCAAGGCCGGCGGCCCGCACTACCTGCTGCGTTTCGCGGGCGAGCGCACGCTCACCATCAACACCACTGCCGCTGGCGGCAACGCCTCGCTGCTCACCATCGGCGAGTAA
- a CDS encoding DUF2244 domain-containing protein, with product MWLKPNRALSRRDLRRLIGGLAALALTTAVLGAWQGNVFAPLFALVESSAVAFALGVAWRAGDRSERITLDESSLEVQSLPGRRSARFQTYWVRVQLQSGQGRGRLLLTSHGRELEIGAFLGEEERAELSRKLMVLLTELNQQRRR from the coding sequence ATGTGGCTCAAGCCCAATCGTGCCCTGAGCCGTCGCGACCTGCGTCGACTGATCGGAGGACTGGCGGCGCTGGCGCTGACGACGGCCGTGTTGGGAGCATGGCAGGGGAATGTCTTCGCTCCTTTGTTTGCACTGGTCGAGTCCTCCGCGGTGGCTTTCGCCCTGGGCGTAGCCTGGCGGGCCGGCGACCGCAGCGAGCGCATCACCCTCGACGAATCGTCGCTGGAGGTGCAGTCCCTGCCAGGTCGGCGCAGTGCGCGCTTTCAGACGTATTGGGTGCGTGTGCAGCTGCAGTCTGGCCAGGGGAGGGGGCGTCTGTTGCTGACGTCGCATGGACGCGAGCTGGAAATCGGGGCCTTCCTCGGGGAAGAGGAGCGTGCCGAGCTGTCAAGGAAACTCATGGTGTTGCTGACGGAGCTCAACCAGCAGCGACGCAGGTAG
- the coxB gene encoding cytochrome c oxidase subunit II: MTSGGIRPGGIKRAVTAALFALTMFGGVALANPQPGQLNMTRGASTWSPEAYFLNNVALGVCVVIGILVFGAMFIAMFRFRKSRGAVAEKWSHNTTLEIVWTTIPVIILIVLAYLATGGLRTFADTTGSEMTVKVTGYQWKWRYDYVDYKGKAIEKVGFMSKLDKESDETRQLDSGLDPKNVQVDGYNTYLINVDKPLVVPVGTKIRFVITAGDVIHSWWVPALGWKMDAIPGIVNSAWTNIIEPGVYRGQCAELCGQDHGFMPIVVKAVPKAEFDKWLADQEAEANKPAQPAAPAAASTAAAPATAQATDAPVSQGHQG; encoded by the coding sequence ATGACATCTGGCGGCATCAGGCCTGGCGGTATCAAGCGAGCGGTCACGGCAGCACTCTTCGCACTCACGATGTTCGGCGGCGTGGCCCTGGCCAATCCGCAGCCCGGGCAGTTGAACATGACCCGTGGCGCGTCCACCTGGTCGCCCGAGGCTTATTTCCTCAACAACGTTGCCCTCGGCGTCTGCGTCGTCATCGGCATCCTTGTGTTCGGCGCGATGTTCATCGCCATGTTCCGCTTCCGCAAATCGCGCGGCGCGGTGGCCGAAAAGTGGTCCCACAACACGACGCTGGAAATCGTGTGGACCACCATCCCCGTCATCATCCTGATCGTGCTGGCGTACCTCGCCACGGGCGGTCTGCGCACCTTCGCCGACACCACCGGCTCGGAGATGACCGTCAAGGTCACCGGCTACCAGTGGAAGTGGCGCTACGACTATGTCGACTACAAGGGCAAGGCGATCGAGAAGGTCGGCTTCATGTCCAAGCTCGACAAAGAGAGCGACGAGACGCGCCAGCTCGATTCGGGCCTTGATCCGAAGAACGTCCAGGTGGATGGCTACAACACCTACCTGATCAACGTGGACAAGCCGCTGGTCGTGCCGGTCGGCACCAAGATCCGCTTCGTCATCACGGCTGGCGATGTCATCCACTCGTGGTGGGTGCCGGCGCTGGGCTGGAAGATGGACGCCATCCCGGGCATCGTCAACTCGGCCTGGACCAACATCATCGAGCCGGGCGTGTATCGCGGCCAGTGCGCCGAGCTGTGCGGCCAGGATCACGGCTTCATGCCGATCGTGGTGAAGGCGGTGCCGAAGGCGGAATTCGACAAGTGGCTGGCGGACCAGGAAGCCGAGGCCAACAAGCCGGCGCAGCCTGCCGCTCCGGCGGCGGCTTCCACCGCTGCCGCGCCGGCCACGGCGCAGGCGACCGACGCACCTGTTTCGCAGGGCCATCAGGGCTGA
- the ctaD gene encoding cytochrome c oxidase subunit I produces MAHAATHDHHHDDHHGAPKNFFVRWCMSTNHKDIGTLYLVFSLLMFFIGGSFAMVIRAELFKPGLQLVQPYFFNEMTTMHALVMIFGAVMPAFVGLGNWMIPLMIGAPDMALPRMNNLSFWILPFAFALLLSTLFLPGGGPAGGWTMYPPLSLQGDSVAYLVFAVHLMGISSIMGAINIIATILNMRAPGMDLLKMPVFVWSWLITAFLLIAVMPVLAGAVTMLLTDKYFGTSFFNAAGGGDPVLFQHIFWFFGHPEVYIMILPAFGLVSEIIPTFARKPIFGYKAMVFAIASIAFLSFIVWAHHMFAVGLPLGGEIFFMYATMLIAVPTGVKVFNWVSTMWGGSMTFETPMLFAIAFVILFTIGGFSGLMLALAPADFQYHDTYFVVAHFHYVLVTGAIFAIIAGTYYWLPKWTGHMYSEFWGKMHFWNSVVWVNVLFFPQHFLGLAGMPRRIPDYNVAFANFNMISSIGGFLFGASQLIFVGVIVHCVFFSKKKAMDRVWEGAKGLEWTLPSPAPYHTFEVPPVIHDEELAHGHVED; encoded by the coding sequence ATGGCCCACGCAGCTACACACGATCATCATCACGACGATCACCACGGCGCGCCCAAGAATTTCTTCGTACGTTGGTGCATGTCCACCAACCACAAGGACATCGGCACGCTGTACCTGGTGTTCTCGCTCCTGATGTTCTTCATTGGCGGCAGTTTCGCGATGGTGATCCGCGCGGAACTGTTCAAGCCCGGCCTGCAGCTGGTGCAGCCGTACTTCTTCAACGAAATGACCACGATGCATGCGCTGGTCATGATCTTCGGCGCGGTGATGCCGGCCTTCGTGGGCCTGGGCAACTGGATGATCCCGCTGATGATCGGTGCGCCGGACATGGCGTTGCCGCGCATGAACAACCTGTCGTTCTGGATCCTGCCGTTCGCCTTCGCGCTGCTGCTGTCCACGCTGTTCCTCCCGGGCGGTGGCCCGGCCGGCGGCTGGACGATGTACCCGCCGCTGTCGCTGCAGGGTGATTCGGTGGCGTACCTGGTGTTCGCCGTGCACTTGATGGGTATCAGCTCCATCATGGGCGCGATCAACATCATCGCGACCATCCTCAACATGCGCGCGCCGGGCATGGATCTCCTGAAGATGCCGGTGTTCGTGTGGAGCTGGCTGATCACGGCGTTCCTGCTGATCGCGGTGATGCCGGTGCTCGCCGGTGCGGTGACCATGCTGCTCACCGACAAGTACTTCGGCACCAGCTTCTTCAATGCGGCTGGCGGTGGCGACCCGGTGCTGTTCCAGCACATCTTCTGGTTCTTCGGCCACCCCGAGGTCTACATCATGATCTTGCCGGCCTTTGGCCTGGTGTCCGAGATCATCCCGACCTTCGCGCGCAAGCCGATCTTTGGTTACAAGGCGATGGTGTTCGCCATCGCGTCGATCGCCTTCCTGTCGTTCATCGTGTGGGCGCACCACATGTTCGCGGTGGGTCTGCCGCTGGGCGGCGAGATCTTCTTCATGTACGCCACCATGCTGATCGCGGTACCGACGGGCGTGAAGGTGTTCAACTGGGTCAGCACCATGTGGGGCGGCTCGATGACGTTCGAAACGCCGATGCTGTTTGCCATCGCGTTCGTCATCCTGTTCACCATCGGTGGTTTCTCGGGCCTGATGCTGGCGCTGGCGCCGGCGGACTTCCAGTACCACGACACCTACTTCGTGGTGGCGCACTTCCACTACGTGCTGGTGACCGGTGCGATCTTCGCGATCATCGCGGGCACCTACTACTGGTTGCCGAAGTGGACCGGCCACATGTACAGCGAGTTCTGGGGCAAGATGCACTTCTGGAACAGCGTGGTGTGGGTGAATGTGTTGTTCTTCCCGCAGCACTTCCTCGGCCTGGCCGGCATGCCGCGCCGCATCCCCGACTACAACGTCGCGTTCGCCAACTTCAACATGATCAGCTCGATCGGTGGCTTCCTGTTCGGCGCCTCGCAGCTGATCTTCGTGGGCGTGATCGTGCACTGCGTGTTCTTCTCCAAGAAGAAGGCGATGGACCGCGTGTGGGAAGGTGCCAAGGGCCTGGAGTGGACGCTGCCGTCGCCGGCGCCGTACCACACCTTCGAAGTGCCGCCGGTGATCCACGACGAAGAACTGGCCCACGGCCACGTCGAGGATTGA
- a CDS encoding cytochrome c oxidase subunit 3 — protein sequence MAQQQGVYFVPSKSQWPIVAAVVMFVTVLGAAHWLNAPPGEASFGKTMLTIGFVGILLMFFGWFRSVIRESLAGNYNSQVDRSFRMGMMWFIFSEVMFFGAFFGALFYARMFAVPWLGGEGHGVLTHQFLWDSYSAAWGAGGGNGPERIGGNFQTVAPWGLPLLNTLILLSSSVTVTIAHHALKAGHRGRILLFLGLTVLLGATFLWFQAHEYIEAYKELNLTLQSGVYGSTFFMLTGFHGMHVTLGTIMLAIIWLRVAKGHFTKEHHFAFEAVAWYWHFVDVVWLGLFMFVYIL from the coding sequence ATGGCTCAGCAACAAGGCGTTTATTTCGTTCCATCCAAGAGCCAGTGGCCGATCGTGGCCGCGGTGGTCATGTTCGTCACTGTGCTCGGTGCCGCGCACTGGCTGAACGCGCCGCCAGGCGAAGCCAGCTTCGGCAAGACGATGCTGACCATTGGCTTCGTCGGCATCCTGCTGATGTTCTTCGGCTGGTTCCGCTCGGTGATCCGCGAATCGCTCGCGGGCAACTACAACAGCCAGGTGGACCGCTCGTTCCGCATGGGCATGATGTGGTTCATCTTCTCCGAAGTGATGTTCTTCGGCGCTTTCTTCGGCGCGCTGTTCTACGCCCGCATGTTCGCGGTGCCGTGGCTGGGCGGCGAAGGTCACGGCGTGCTGACCCACCAGTTCCTGTGGGACAGCTATTCCGCGGCCTGGGGCGCCGGTGGCGGCAACGGCCCGGAGCGCATCGGCGGCAACTTCCAGACGGTGGCGCCCTGGGGCCTGCCGCTGCTCAATACGCTGATCCTGCTTTCCTCCAGCGTCACCGTGACCATTGCGCACCATGCGCTCAAGGCCGGTCATCGCGGCCGGATCCTGCTGTTCCTCGGCCTCACCGTGCTGCTGGGCGCCACCTTCCTGTGGTTCCAGGCGCACGAGTACATCGAGGCCTACAAGGAGCTCAACCTCACGCTGCAGAGCGGCGTGTACGGTTCGACCTTCTTCATGCTCACCGGCTTCCACGGCATGCACGTGACGCTGGGCACGATCATGCTGGCGATCATCTGGCTGCGCGTGGCCAAGGGCCATTTCACCAAGGAACACCACTTCGCCTTCGAGGCGGTGGCCTGGTACTGGCACTTCGTCGACGTGGTGTGGCTGGGCCTCTTCATGTTCGTCTACATCCTCTGA
- a CDS encoding twin transmembrane helix small protein, whose product METIYKYALVILLLVVLFNLGQALYFMMTDKEGSKRTVWALTRRIGLSVLLILMVVLGIWMGWLHPHGVGQ is encoded by the coding sequence GTGGAAACCATCTACAAATATGCGCTGGTGATTCTGCTGCTGGTGGTGCTGTTCAATCTTGGTCAGGCCCTGTACTTCATGATGACCGACAAGGAAGGCAGCAAGCGCACGGTGTGGGCGCTGACGCGCCGCATCGGTTTGTCGGTGCTGCTCATCCTGATGGTGGTGCTGGGCATCTGGATGGGCTGGCTCCACCCCCACGGCGTGGGCCAGTAA
- a CDS encoding SURF1 family protein: MKWLRRPSWFALLLTVAGALLFIRLGVWQLHRADEKEQILRRYATAETAAASDFAAVAANPPVDAFARVNVQGEYLADRLYLLDNPRHDQRGGVEVYAPFRPRNGDRLLLVDLGFLPGNGTDQAPQLPPLPTGAQDLHGLYVPAPGVGFEMGGNALARQTRWPKTTVYLDLPQVATDLGGALYPQVLTLDADPSSIYVREHTIDFSAMPPARHRAYAFQWFTFAVAALVILLVLHRRRPSRPGKP; this comes from the coding sequence GTGAAGTGGCTGCGCCGTCCGTCGTGGTTCGCGCTGCTGCTCACCGTGGCTGGCGCCTTGCTGTTCATACGCTTGGGCGTGTGGCAGCTGCATCGCGCGGACGAAAAGGAGCAGATTCTGCGACGGTATGCCACAGCGGAAACAGCGGCGGCGAGCGACTTTGCCGCAGTGGCCGCGAATCCCCCCGTGGACGCGTTCGCGCGCGTCAACGTGCAGGGCGAATACCTGGCCGACCGCCTCTACCTGCTGGACAACCCCAGGCACGACCAGCGCGGTGGCGTGGAAGTCTATGCGCCTTTCCGTCCGCGCAACGGTGACCGGCTGCTGCTGGTGGACCTGGGTTTTCTCCCGGGCAACGGTACCGACCAGGCGCCGCAATTGCCGCCGCTGCCAACGGGTGCGCAGGATCTGCATGGGCTTTACGTGCCCGCGCCCGGCGTGGGGTTCGAGATGGGTGGCAACGCATTGGCGCGCCAGACGCGCTGGCCCAAGACCACCGTGTACCTCGACCTGCCGCAGGTTGCCACCGATCTGGGCGGCGCGTTGTATCCGCAGGTGCTCACGCTTGATGCGGACCCTTCCTCCATCTACGTGCGCGAGCACACCATCGACTTCTCGGCGATGCCGCCGGCGCGTCATCGCGCCTACGCGTTCCAGTGGTTCACCTTCGCCGTGGCGGCGCTGGTGATCCTGCTGGTGCTGCATCGTCGCCGTCCTTCCCGACCAGGCAAGCCATGA
- a CDS encoding COX15/CtaA family protein: MTVRSPRVLRGLALLAAVFAFGVVMFGAFVRLSNAGLSCPDWPTCYGRATWPEQQHEIAQANQAFPDRPYETHKAWREQVHRFLAGTLGTLVFALALGASWRRPWARYAVIVGAVCAAVGVGMYMKGEHHWSLLVSLVAMALPIIAALGLGRPGAWRISVLALAVVVFQAMLGMWTVTLLLKPIVVMGHLMGGITTFALLAYAALRFAGVGANDDRYAGLRKAVVVGIVLLLAQIALGGWTSSNYAALACGTDFPKCLGQWMPATDFREGFVLWRGIGVNYEGGVLDMAARSAIQITHRLGALVVFCYLAWLAHRVSRQGLRSLGLAMAAVLVAQVLLGVSNVHFGLPLPVATAHNGVAALLLFTLLATLARTQKRHEDAMFLSHGYR, translated from the coding sequence ATGACCGTTCGTTCCCCCAGGGTGCTGCGCGGCCTCGCGCTGCTTGCCGCCGTGTTCGCATTCGGCGTGGTGATGTTCGGTGCGTTCGTGCGCCTCTCCAACGCCGGTCTTTCGTGCCCGGATTGGCCGACCTGCTATGGCCGCGCCACCTGGCCGGAACAGCAGCACGAGATCGCGCAGGCGAACCAGGCATTCCCGGACCGCCCCTATGAAACCCACAAGGCGTGGCGCGAGCAGGTGCATCGCTTCCTCGCGGGCACGCTCGGCACGCTGGTGTTCGCGCTGGCGCTGGGCGCCAGCTGGCGCCGCCCATGGGCACGTTACGCGGTGATCGTGGGCGCGGTCTGTGCGGCGGTGGGCGTGGGCATGTACATGAAGGGCGAGCACCACTGGTCGCTGCTGGTGTCGTTGGTAGCCATGGCCTTGCCCATCATCGCGGCCCTTGGCCTGGGCCGGCCCGGCGCGTGGCGCATCAGTGTGCTGGCGCTGGCCGTGGTGGTGTTCCAGGCGATGCTCGGCATGTGGACGGTGACGCTGCTGCTCAAACCCATTGTGGTCATGGGGCATCTGATGGGCGGCATCACCACCTTTGCCCTGTTGGCCTATGCGGCGTTGCGCTTTGCAGGCGTCGGTGCCAACGACGACCGTTACGCCGGCCTGCGCAAAGCGGTGGTGGTGGGCATAGTGCTGCTGCTGGCGCAGATCGCGCTGGGTGGCTGGACCTCGTCCAACTACGCGGCGCTCGCCTGCGGCACCGATTTTCCCAAGTGCCTGGGCCAATGGATGCCGGCTACCGATTTCCGCGAAGGTTTCGTGCTGTGGCGTGGTATCGGCGTGAACTACGAAGGCGGCGTGCTCGACATGGCGGCACGCAGCGCCATCCAGATCACCCATCGCCTCGGTGCACTGGTGGTGTTCTGCTATCTCGCCTGGCTGGCGCACCGCGTGTCGCGCCAAGGGCTGCGTTCGCTGGGCCTGGCGATGGCCGCGGTGCTGGTGGCGCAGGTACTGCTGGGCGTCAGCAACGTGCATTTCGGGCTGCCCCTGCCGGTGGCGACGGCGCACAATGGCGTGGCCGCCCTGCTGCTTTTCACCTTGCTGGCCACGCTGGCGCGTACGCAGAAGCGTCATGAAGACGCGATGTTTCTTTCCCACGGATACCGATGA
- the cyoE gene encoding heme o synthase: MTMSSRFHEYLELTKPRVVALLVFCAVIGMFLAVPGLPPWRALVFGTLGIWMASGSAAAFNHLIDQRIDKVMARTAHRPLATGQLTPRQVFTFAFTLGVLSMVVLVVLVNPLTALLTFGGLIGYAVIYTAYLKRATPQNIVIGGLAGAIPPVLGWTAVTGELHPFALQLCLIIFVWTPPHFWALAIFRRDDYSRAQVPMLPVTHGVVFTRWHVLFYTILLVLVTLLPALTGYSGMVYLGGAAVLGAGFLYYAVRLLNPPDEFFAMKVFNYSIVYLMALFAFLLADHWLMEPLVHHQGVVFERTV; the protein is encoded by the coding sequence ATGACGATGAGCAGCCGTTTCCATGAGTACCTGGAACTGACCAAGCCGCGCGTCGTGGCGCTGCTGGTGTTCTGCGCGGTCATCGGCATGTTCCTCGCCGTGCCCGGCCTGCCGCCGTGGCGTGCGCTGGTGTTCGGCACGCTGGGCATCTGGATGGCCTCGGGTTCCGCGGCGGCCTTCAACCACCTGATCGACCAGCGCATCGACAAGGTGATGGCACGCACCGCGCATCGCCCGCTGGCTACGGGGCAGCTCACGCCGCGCCAGGTATTCACCTTCGCATTCACGTTGGGCGTGTTGTCGATGGTGGTGCTGGTGGTGCTGGTGAACCCGCTTACCGCGCTGCTCACCTTTGGTGGCCTGATCGGTTATGCGGTGATCTACACCGCGTATCTCAAGCGTGCGACACCACAGAACATCGTGATTGGCGGCCTGGCCGGCGCGATTCCGCCCGTGCTGGGCTGGACGGCCGTGACGGGTGAACTGCATCCGTTCGCGCTGCAGCTGTGCCTGATCATTTTCGTGTGGACGCCGCCGCATTTCTGGGCACTGGCGATTTTCCGCCGCGATGATTACTCGCGTGCGCAGGTGCCGATGCTGCCGGTGACGCATGGCGTGGTGTTCACGCGCTGGCATGTGTTGTTCTACACGATCCTGCTGGTGCTGGTGACGTTGTTGCCGGCGCTGACGGGGTATAGCGGGATGGTGTACCTGGGCGGCGCTGCCGTGCTCGGGGCGGGCTTCCTTTATTACGCGGTTCGGCTGCTTAATCCGCCGGATGAGTTCTTCGCAATGAAGGTGTTCAACTATTCCATCGTGTACCTGATGGCGCTGTTCGCGTTCCTGCTCGCGGACCATTGGCTGATGGAGCCACTGGTGCATCACCAGGGTGTGGTGTTCGAGCGCACGGTTTGA